The following proteins come from a genomic window of Nicotiana tomentosiformis chromosome 12, ASM39032v3, whole genome shotgun sequence:
- the LOC104116409 gene encoding exocyst complex component EXO70I, giving the protein MMTQMEKGIEHLISASKSLRVNFEKSKALGLSIEKAGPRFDEIIQRLPSLEAAIRPIRAQKDALGAVGGHINRAVVPATAVLKVFDAIHGLEKSLSDPQSDLPGYLGVLKRLEEALRFLGENCEMAIQWLADIVEYLEDHAVADGRFTSSMKEALTSLRELHGGEEKGRLDGGLLGVALDRLESEFRRLLVENTMPLPMSAPALPGEQACIAPSPLPVTVIQKLQAIIGRLIANNRLEKCISIYVEVRSSNVRASLQALNLDYLEISVSEFNDVQSIESHIAQWGKHLEFAVKHLFEAEYKLCNDVFERIGLDVWMSCFAKIAAQAGILAFLQFGKTVAESKKDPIKLLKLLDIFASLNKLRLDFNRLFGGVACVEIQNLTRDLIKSVIEGASEIFWELLVQVELQRQMPPPPDGSVPKLIIFITDYCNKLLGDDYKSILTQVLIIERSWKHEKFQERLLINELLNIMRSVDVNLETWSKAYEDVILSYVFLMNNHWHLYKHLKGTKLGGLLGDSRLREHEQYKEYYSAFFLKESWGKLPALLSREGLILFSGGRATARDLVKKRLKAFNEAFDEMYKKQSNWVMLDKDLRDKTCQLIIQAIVPVYRSYMQNYGPLVEQEGSTKYVKYTAQSLEKMLSSLFHPKPVKHGSFKVRHPSGKFSNGISDQNQTSPTVK; this is encoded by the coding sequence ATGATGACCCAGATGGAGAAGGGCATTGAACATTTGATATCTGCAAGCAAATCTTTGAGGGTAAATTTTGAGAAGTCAAAAGCCTTAGGTTTATCTATTGAAAAAGCTGGGCCTAGATTTGATGAGATTATTCAGAGATTGCCATCTTTGGAGGCTGCAATTAGGCCAATTAGGGCCCAGAAAGATGCCCTTGGTGCTGTGGGTGGCCATATTAACCGTGCCGTGGTTCCTGCCACTGCAGTTCTCAAAGTGTTTGATGCCATTCATGGACTCGAGAAATCCTTGTCCGATCCTCAATCGGACCTCCCGGGGTACCTTGGCGTGCTCAAGAGGCTTGAAGAAGCATTAAGATTTTTAGGGGAGAATTGCGAGATGGCAATTCAGTGGTTGGCTGATATTGTGGAGTATTTAGAAGACCATGCTGTTGCTGATGGAAGGTTTACTTCAAGTATGAAGGAAGCATTGACTTCTCTAAGGGAATTGCACGGTGGAGAGGAAAAGGGTCGGCTTGATGGAGGACTTCTTGGGGTTGCGTTGGACAGATTGGAAAGTGAATTTAGGCGGCTCTTGGTTGAAAATACTATGCCGTTGCCAATGTCTGCTCCAGCTTTACCTGGTGAACAAGCCTGCATTGCGCCCTCCCCTTTGCCGGTGACTGTTATCCAGAAGCTACAGGCTATAATCGGAAGATTGATTGCTAATAACAGGCTTGAGAAGTGCATATCGATTTATGTTGAGGTGAGGAGTTCTAATGTCCGTGCAAGTTTGCAGGCACTTAATTTGGATTATCTAGAGATCTCGGTCTCCGAGTTCAATGATGTGCAGAGCATAGAGAGTCACATTGCTCAGTGGGGTAAGCATTTAGAATTTGCTGTAAAGCATCTTTTTGAAGCTGAGTATAAACTTTGTAATGATGTTTTTGAGAGAATAGGATTGGATGTGTGGATGAGCTGTTTTGCTAAGATAGCTGCCCAAGCAGGCATTCTTGCATTCCTTCAATTTGGAAAAACTGTTGCAGAGAGTAAGAAGGATCCTATCAAGCTTTTGAAGCTGTTGGACATATTTGCATCTTTAAACAAGTTAAGATTGGATTTCAATCGGCTTTTTGGTGGAGTTGCGTGTGTGGAAATACAAAATTTGACTAGGGATTTAATCAAGAGTGTGATCGAAGGGGCTAGTGAGATCTTTTGGGAACTTCTAGTTCAAGTTGAGTTGCAAAGGCAAATGCCGCCTCCTCCTGATGGCAGTGTTCCAAAACTTATCATTTTTATCACTGATTATTGCAATAAGCTGCTTGGGGATGATTATAAGTCTATCCTCACCCAAGTTCTGATTATTGAAAGAAGTTGGAAGCACGAAAAGTTTCAAGAGCGGCTCCTCATTAATGAGCTGCTGAATATAATGAGATCTGTTGACGTTAATTTAGAGACATGGTCGAAGGCCTATGAAGATGTTATTTTGTCATATGTGTTCTTGATGAATAATCACTGGCATCTATATAAGCATCTGAAAGGAACAAAGCTTGGAGGTCTGCTGGGAGATTCGCGGTTAAGAGAACATGAACAGTACAAGGAGTACTATTCTGCCTTTTTCTTGAAAGAGAGCTGGGGAAAGCTTCCTGCTTTATTAAGCAGGGAAGGTCTTATTCTGTTTTCTGGTGGGCGTGCGACTGCTCGTGATCTTGTCAAGAAACGATTAAAAGCTTTTAATGAAGCATTTGATGAAATGTATAAGAAGCAGTCTAATTGGGTAATGCTTGACAAAGACCTACGGGATAAGACATGCCAGCTAATCATTCAGGCGATTGTGCCTGTTTACCGGAGTTACATGCAGAACTATGGGCCATTGGTTGAACAAGAAGGAAGTACCAAATATGTGAAATATACGGCTCAGTCTTTGGAAAAAATGCTGAGCTCTCTTTTTCATCCAAAACCTGTGAAACATGGAAGTTTCAAAGTCCGACATCCTAGTGGAAAATTCAGCAATGGTATCTCAGATCAGAATCAGACTTCTCCAACTGTTAAATAA